One window of Tepidanaerobacter acetatoxydans Re1 genomic DNA carries:
- the rpmE gene encoding 50S ribosomal protein L31, which translates to MKKGIHPKYVKATVRCACGNTFETGSTKEDLRVEICSKCHPFFSGKQKLVDTGGRVERFKKRYGLKGDE; encoded by the coding sequence ATGAAGAAAGGAATTCATCCTAAATACGTAAAAGCCACAGTAAGATGTGCTTGTGGAAATACTTTTGAAACAGGTTCAACAAAAGAAGACCTGCGTGTAGAAATATGTTCAAAGTGCCATCCTTTCTTTTCTGGTAAACAAAAACTGGTTGATACCGGCGGTCGTGTAGAAAGATTTAAGAAGAGATATGGCTTAAAAGGTGATGAGTAG
- a CDS encoding MFS transporter codes for MWGIPYVLYNFYLSLYMKSQGITDKQIGFLISLGFISAIIFSMLAGPITDTLGRRKTTLIFDIIGWPCSILIYALAHNFWMFALGIIVNGAHRVTAVSFNLMVIEDSSNEQRFAAFNLINIINISAGLLTPIAGMAVKLYGIVKAERFFLIFAVISMTVMMILRYHFHTETLMGQTILQERLEHGKKSGLNKGIYREIAADLRCKPTILMIMSVVILFNMYTTIGTHLSLYFAPYMSEVLGIEKSMISLLGVANSATMIIVFVFINPVLSRGDMVNNMIVGLMLQAAALFLLVTIPENNFLITAFSLVIFAAGFGIFKPCVDSMLAELTEGKTRATIYSLVNTGISILSATMGLISGYIYDLNPRLIYIISILILTLCIAILAVIKRSLPADYTDVAL; via the coding sequence GCTATAATTTTTTCCATGCTTGCTGGGCCGATAACAGATACTTTAGGAAGAAGAAAAACTACGCTGATTTTTGATATTATAGGTTGGCCGTGCTCAATTCTAATATATGCACTTGCTCACAACTTTTGGATGTTTGCCCTTGGCATTATTGTCAACGGTGCTCACAGAGTTACTGCGGTTTCCTTCAATCTTATGGTCATAGAAGATTCTAGCAATGAACAACGCTTTGCGGCATTTAATCTAATCAACATAATAAATATATCGGCAGGCCTACTAACTCCCATTGCAGGAATGGCTGTAAAATTATATGGTATTGTTAAGGCTGAAAGGTTCTTTTTAATTTTTGCAGTAATCAGTATGACTGTTATGATGATTTTGCGCTATCATTTTCATACCGAAACCTTAATGGGCCAAACAATATTGCAAGAACGGCTTGAGCATGGTAAAAAGTCTGGTCTAAATAAAGGCATATATAGAGAAATAGCCGCAGATTTACGATGCAAACCTACGATTTTAATGATAATGAGTGTTGTTATATTATTTAATATGTACACCACAATTGGAACACATTTGAGCCTATACTTTGCACCTTATATGTCAGAGGTGTTGGGAATTGAAAAATCGATGATTTCACTGCTGGGTGTTGCAAATTCTGCAACGATGATTATTGTATTTGTATTTATAAACCCCGTTTTAAGCAGAGGCGATATGGTCAATAATATGATAGTAGGCCTGATGCTGCAAGCTGCCGCACTTTTTTTACTTGTCACAATACCGGAAAATAATTTTTTAATTACTGCATTTTCCCTTGTAATTTTTGCAGCCGGATTTGGAATATTTAAGCCTTGCGTAGATTCTATGTTAGCAGAGCTTACAGAAGGCAAAACAAGAGCTACGATTTATTCTTTAGTGAATACAGGTATTTCGATTTTAAGTGCGACAATGGGATTGATATCAGGGTATATCTATGATTTAAATCCCCGTCTGATATACATAATTTCAATTTTAATTTTAACTTTGTGCATAGCTATTTTAGCAGTAATAAAAAGGTCATTACCTGCCGATTATACCGATGTTGCTTTATAA
- a CDS encoding DUF1385 domain-containing protein, which produces MQPVKPSIGGQAVIEGVMMRGPKTTAIAVRKNGEIIVKTEKNRSISDKYKLLKLPILRGIVSLIEMLILGIQTLSYSASMAGYEDEEELTSKDIALALVSALGFTILLFVVLPTVAVKFISSNLTNPFLLSLAEGLLRIAIFVIYIIAISSMKDIRRVFEYHGAEHKTVHCYEHDEKLTPENAEKYSTVHPRCGTSFMMLVMVVSILLFSVISWQGIIQRILSRIVMLPLVAGISYELIQLAGKSNSPLIKALNAPGMWLQRLTTREPDRSQLEVAIAAIKGVLN; this is translated from the coding sequence ATGCAGCCAGTCAAACCCAGTATTGGTGGGCAGGCCGTGATTGAGGGCGTTATGATGAGAGGCCCTAAAACTACCGCCATTGCTGTTAGAAAAAATGGGGAGATTATTGTAAAAACAGAAAAAAACCGCTCGATTTCAGATAAATACAAGCTTCTTAAACTGCCCATATTAAGAGGTATAGTGTCATTAATTGAAATGCTTATTTTAGGTATTCAAACTCTGTCGTATTCTGCAAGCATGGCGGGGTATGAGGATGAAGAAGAATTAACGAGCAAGGATATCGCCTTGGCATTAGTTTCTGCTCTGGGATTTACTATTTTATTGTTTGTGGTTTTGCCCACAGTTGCCGTCAAATTTATAAGCAGTAATTTAACAAATCCATTCTTGTTAAGTCTTGCGGAAGGGCTTTTACGAATAGCAATTTTTGTAATATATATCATAGCTATTTCCTCCATGAAGGATATCAGGAGAGTTTTTGAGTATCACGGAGCCGAACATAAGACAGTTCATTGCTATGAGCATGATGAAAAATTAACTCCCGAAAATGCTGAAAAATACTCAACTGTTCATCCCAGGTGCGGAACCAGCTTTATGATGCTTGTAATGGTTGTAAGTATACTATTATTTTCTGTAATTAGCTGGCAGGGGATAATTCAGCGGATATTATCAAGGATAGTTATGCTGCCGCTGGTCGCGGGAATTTCATATGAGCTTATCCAGCTTGCCGGTAAAAGCAATAGCCCACTTATAAAGGCACTGAATGCTCCGGGTATGTGGCTCCAAAGGCTGACTACGCGAGAACCTGACAGGTCTCAATTAGAGGTGGCTATAGCAGCGATAAAAGGCGTTTTAAATTGA